A region of Paraburkholderia sp. BL23I1N1 DNA encodes the following proteins:
- a CDS encoding CHAD domain-containing protein — protein MKRASRKIDNQPADSTPAVAECSAESAFASYAAPIVDEAIEHANAVREDTSPEALHQLRVSLRRLRSLWWAFEPLLDKGENTRQRALYKYLATAAGKTRDWDILIELIAQDEHVAHEVAPKLEEARGSALATSRETLSNADVKHLLRDALTSASKELNTAHERVPLQEFVDNRVAASERSLKKRIKRASQAKRSNYTAFHDVRKAGKKVRYLLEFFEPVLSGSHKRVLKRLKQIQKRFGTLNDIVASEMLLRGNMSLLAGSGDTDAVLHWLRKERKRRMRAAAGLLRKL, from the coding sequence ATGAAGCGAGCGAGCCGGAAAATCGACAATCAGCCTGCGGACAGCACGCCGGCCGTCGCGGAGTGTTCGGCGGAGTCGGCTTTCGCTTCCTACGCGGCGCCCATCGTCGACGAGGCCATCGAACACGCCAATGCGGTGCGCGAAGACACCTCGCCCGAAGCCCTGCACCAACTGCGCGTCTCGCTGCGGCGGTTGCGCTCGTTGTGGTGGGCGTTCGAACCCTTGCTGGACAAAGGCGAGAATACGCGCCAACGGGCGCTGTATAAATATCTGGCGACGGCCGCCGGCAAGACGCGCGACTGGGACATTCTGATCGAACTGATCGCCCAGGACGAGCACGTCGCGCACGAGGTGGCGCCGAAGCTCGAGGAGGCGCGCGGCAGCGCGTTGGCGACAAGTCGTGAAACGCTCTCGAACGCGGACGTCAAACATCTGCTGCGAGACGCCCTGACCAGCGCCAGTAAGGAATTGAATACGGCCCATGAGCGTGTGCCGCTGCAGGAGTTCGTCGACAATCGCGTGGCCGCTTCTGAACGTTCGCTGAAAAAACGTATAAAACGCGCGTCTCAGGCGAAGCGCTCCAATTACACCGCGTTTCACGACGTCAGAAAGGCGGGCAAGAAAGTGCGCTATCTGCTCGAGTTTTTCGAGCCGGTGCTGAGCGGCAGCCACAAACGCGTCCTGAAGCGGTTAAAGCAGATTCAGAAGCGTTTCGGTACGCTAAACGATATTGTCGCCAGCGAGATGCTGCTGCGCGGCAATATGAGTTTGCTGGCCGGGTCCGGCGACACCGATGCAGTGCTTCATTGGCTCAGGAAGG